The following are from one region of the Desulfobacterales bacterium genome:
- a CDS encoding tyrosine-type recombinase/integrase, whose product MPYKDGKGWRAVVKKDGKRIAQRLFALRRDAVDWEIQQKKALKKAEKRQRAGLDLLSFCSKYLIYAERYTKKVYDEKKNVCKRIMKIWGPETFVDDISTEMAESFLLDQKEERSANASNKDRKNLMVMWQKGVLTWGVEQNPFTLTERYAHDRANQYTPPSQDVLQVLLVATRKERVLLYAYIQTGARRSELYRWNWIDDINFEKRQYRLGTRKTRDGSMRHEWFPMSDELYDELWWWWQNRPIKDSPWVFTDDQPGPHYGKQYKERRRFMAGLCKRAGVKQYGFHALRRFCASCLADAGKSTNAIRRFLRHQNVRTTEIYIQNINDDMQDVADALTTKNLFPVPGSGTPENEEGVNQSG is encoded by the coding sequence CTTTAAGGAGGGACGCCGTAGACTGGGAGATTCAGCAAAAGAAGGCGCTGAAGAAAGCCGAGAAGAGGCAGCGCGCCGGGCTGGACTTACTGAGTTTTTGTAGCAAATACCTTATCTACGCCGAACGATACACCAAAAAGGTCTATGACGAGAAGAAAAACGTATGCAAAAGAATCATGAAAATCTGGGGCCCGGAAACATTTGTGGACGACATCTCGACAGAGATGGCCGAGTCGTTTCTCTTGGACCAGAAAGAGGAGCGATCAGCCAACGCCTCGAACAAGGACCGAAAGAACCTCATGGTTATGTGGCAGAAGGGTGTTTTAACCTGGGGGGTGGAGCAAAATCCCTTTACGTTGACGGAACGCTATGCCCACGACCGAGCAAACCAATACACGCCGCCATCGCAGGATGTCCTACAGGTCCTGTTGGTGGCGACCAGGAAAGAACGTGTGCTGTTATATGCCTACATCCAGACCGGCGCGCGTCGGTCCGAACTCTACAGATGGAACTGGATCGATGATATCAATTTCGAAAAGCGACAGTATCGACTGGGCACCCGGAAAACCCGCGATGGATCAATGCGGCACGAATGGTTTCCGATGTCAGATGAACTCTACGATGAACTGTGGTGGTGGTGGCAAAACCGGCCGATCAAAGACAGTCCGTGGGTGTTTACGGATGATCAGCCAGGCCCACACTATGGCAAACAATATAAGGAGCGCAGGCGGTTTATGGCGGGCCTCTGTAAGCGAGCAGGCGTCAAGCAGTACGGATTCCATGCCCTTCGCAGATTCTGTGCCTCATGCTTGGCCGATGCCGGAAAGTCAACCAACGCGATCCGACGCTTCCTTCGCCACCAAAACGTCAGGACGACAGAGATTTACATCCAAAATATTAACGACGATATGCAGGACGTTGCGGACGCTCTCACAACCAAGAATTTATTCCCGGTACCCGGCAGCGGTACCCCGGAAAACGAAGAAGGAGTCAACCAAAGCGGCTAA